AAGAACAAGGGCGTCGACACCATTGCGATCGTTTCGGTCAACGACGTCTTCGTGATGAACGCCTGGAAGCGCGACACCGACCAGCGCGACGAAGCCGTCTTCCTCGCCGACGGCAATGCTGACTTCACCAAGGCGATCGGCATGGAGCTCGACGCCTCCGCCAACGGGCTCGGCATCCGCTCCAAGCGCTACTCGATGCTGGTCGAGGACGGCATGGTGAAGAAGTTCAACCTCGAGCCCGCACCGGGCAAGGTCGAGGTCTCCGGCGGCGACACGCTGCTCGGGCAGCTCTGAGTTGAACGCCACGCGCACACTGTCGTCGCCCGGCTTGACCGGGCGACCCAGTACGCTGTGGCCTCCGTTTTGAAAACCACCGTCTCTCGAATACTGGATCGCCCGCCTTCGCGGGCGATGACAGTTTTGGGAGTGCGTTAGCGGGGAATCGTAGGATGGGTAGAGCGCAGCGAAACCCATCACCTTCGTGCCGCGGACTGAGATGGTGGGTTTCGCTTCGCTCTACCCACCCTACACCTAGGGACGCAGCGACGCCCTACAACTCCTTCAGCCGCGCCATCGCGACGCCCTCGCGCGCGAGCTGATCCGCGCGCTCGTTCTCGGCGTGGCCGGCGTGGCCCCTGATCCAGTGCCAGCGCACCTCATGCGGCTTCAGCGCGGCGTCGAGCCGTTGCCAGAGCTCGACATTCTTGACCGGCTTCTTGTCGGCGGTACGCCAGCCGTTGCGCTTCCAGCCATGGATCCAGCCGGTGATGCCCTGGCGAACATACTGACTGTCGGTCGTGAGGTCGACGACGCAAGGCTTCTTCAACGCTTCGAGCGCCGAGATCGCCGCCATCAGCTCCATGCGATTGTTGGTGGTGTGCGGCTCGCCGCCCTTCAATTCCTTCTCGACGTCGCCGAATCTGAGGATCGCGCCCCAGCCGCCCGGTCCGGGATTTCCGGAGCAGGCACCGTCGGTGAAAACAGTGACATGCGGCTTTTCGCTCACGCCACGCATCCTGCCGGCGTGATGCCATAGTCGTTGAGACCAGCGACATTCTGCTGGAAGCGCAGCTTGCGGACATATTCCAGTGGGTCCTTCGGCTGCACCAGCGCGCCTTCCGGCACGTTGAGGAAGTCGACGAGGCGCGTCAGCAGGAAGCGCATCGCGGCCCCCCGCGCGAGCAGCGGCATCGCGGCCTCCTCGGCGGCCGACAGCGGCCGTTCGCGGCGATAGGCATTGAGCAACGCGCGGGCCTTGGTGACGTTGAAGGAATGATCCGCCTCGAAGCACCAGGCGTTCAGGCAGATCGCGATGTCGTAGGCCAGGATGTCGTTGCAGGAGAACGGGAAGTCGATCAGCCCCGACACCTTGTCGCCGAGGAAGAAGACGTTGTCGGGAAACAGGTCGGCATGGATGACGCCGACCGGCAGGTCGGTCGGCCAGCTTGCTTCGAGATGATCGAGCTCGCGCGCGACGAAGTCGTGCAATCCCACCTGGACGCTGTCGGCCCGCGCCGCGGCGAGATCAAATAGCGGCCGCCAGCCGGAGACCGACAGCGGATTTGTCCGCACCAGCGGAAAGTCGCGGCCGGCAAGATGCATCTTCGCCAGCGCTTGGCCGACGCCCGCGCAATGCGTCACGTTCGGCCGCCGCGGCCATAGCCCTTCGAGGAAATTGATGACCGCCGCCGGCCGGCCGGCGAGCCGGCTATAGACCTCGCCCTTACGATTGCGCGCCGGCTGCGGGCACGAAACGCCGCGCTCGGCGAGATGCGCCATCAGCGACAGGAAATACGGCAGGTCGTCTTCCGCCACGCGCTTCTCGTAGAGCGTGAGGATGTAGGCGCCCTGGCTCGTGTGCAGCAGGAAGTTCGAATTCTCGACGCCTTCGGCGATGCCCTTGTAGGAGAGCAGTTCGCCGATGTCGTAACTTTTGAGGAATTCCGCGAGCTCTTCGGCGGCGACGTCGGTGTAGACCGCCATATGGTTTATTCCGCGACGGCAGCGTCAGGCCGCAGCGAACGCGGCAGCGGGAAGAACTCGTTCTCTTCCGCAGCCGAGACCGTCTCCACGTGAAGTTCGTAGCGTTCGGCGAAGGCGCCCATGATCTCCTCGACGATCACCTCCGGCGCGGACGCGCCCGCGGTGATGCCGAGGCTCTTGATGCCTTCGAAGCGCTTCCAGTCGATGTCGCTGGCCCTTTGGGCAAGCACGGCAATGGGGCAGCCCTCGCGCTCGGCGACCTCGCGCAGACGCTGCGAGTTCGACGAGTTCGGCGCACCGACCACGATCAGGGCATCGACCACCGGGGCCACCTTCTTCACCGCGAGCTGGCGGTTGGTGGTGGCGTAGCAGATGTCTTCCTTGTGCGGACCGTTGACGTTCGGGAAGCGCTCCTTGAGCAGCGCCACGATCTCGGCGGTGTCATCGATCGACAGCGTGGTCTGGGTCACAAAGGCGAGGTTGTCCGGGTCCTTCGGCGTGAAGGTTTTGGCGTCCTCGGCGGTCTCGATCAGGGTCACGGCCCCCGCCGGGAGCTGGCCCAGGGTGCCGACCACCTCTGGGTGGTGCGAATGCCCGATCAGAAGGATTTCACGGCCGCGCTTGAAATGGATCGCCGCCTCGCGGTGGACCTTGGTCACCAGCGGGCAGGTTGCGTCCAGCGAGAAGAAATTGCGGGCCTTGGCTTCGGCAGGAACCGATTTGGGAACCCCGTGGGCCGAGAACACCACCGGCGCGTTGGTATCGTCGGGGATTTCGGCCAATTCCTCGACGAAAATCGCGCCTTTCGTCTTCAGGCTGTCCACCACATACTTGTTATGGACGATCTCGTGCCGGACATAGACCGGGGCACCATAGATCGTGAGCGCCCGTTCCACCGTGTCGATGGCACGAACAACCCCGGCGCAGAAGCCACGCGGGGAACAAAGCACGATTCTAAGGTCGGGTTTTTTCGCTGACATGAGGCCATCTCGGGACCGGATCACCCCTCGCCGCCGGGCGGGGAACGGCCAATTCGGATAAGGACTTGGGACTGCTTTCAGGCGCTGTCAAGGCGATTTTGCTGGCCCATTGCGCCATTCCCCCCTGAGGGCTTATATAGGGCCAGAATTCCCGTCATCGCCGATGACTACCAGCTTCGCCTCGACAGAGGTGGGCGAAGCATAAAGGAGATTTGCCATGAGCAACGCACCGCTGATGCCGAAGGCGACTGCCGTGTGGTTGGTCGACAATACCGCTTTGACCTTCGATCAGGTGGCCGATTTTACCAAAATGCACCCCCTCGAGGTGCGCGCAATCGCCGACGGCGATGCCGCCCAGGGCATCAAGGGCATGGACCCGATTTCCAACGGCCAGCTCACCCGCGAGGAGATCGAAAGGGGCGAAAGCGACCCGAACTATCGCCTCAAGCTTCAGGAGAGCAAGGTGGTGCTGCCGGCCGCGGCCAAGAAGAAGGGCCCACGCTACACCCCGGTGTCGCGTCGCCATGAGCGGCCGAGCGCCATCCTGTGGCTGGTGCGCAACCACCCCGAACTGAAGGACGCGCAGATCATGCGTCTGGTCGGTACCACCAAGACCACGATCGCGAGCGTGCGCGACCGCACCCACTGGAACGCCTCGACGCTGACGCCGATGGACCCGGTGACGCTCGGCCTGTGCTCGCAGATCGAGCTCGATTTCGAGGTGCAGCGCGCCGCCAAGGAGAAGCCGACCACCACCGTCTATGGCGGCGCCACGCTGCTGCCGGCCTCCGAGACCACGCGCAAGGATCAGCCCGACTACGAGCCGGCCGAGAAGCAGCACGACGATCTCAACGTCGACGCCGTGTTCGCCAAGCTCAAGACGATCGGCGGCAAGAAGGCCGACGACGAGGAAGAGTAAGCGCGAACCACGCGATCGATCGCGGGACTACGAAGCGCGGCAGGGCAACCTGCCGCGTTTTTGTTTGCGCACAAGCGGCGCCAGGAACACCACGAGAAGATGCGCCGACCTATGTCAGCCGAGTTCGATCTCGCCCGATATGTCATGAACGAGATTGACGCCGCCGATGGTCAGCACAACCTTCGCCGGAAGCTTCTCATTGCCTTTGAGCCGGCCGCTCGCGACGGCCTCGCGCACGGCCTTTTCGACTTCGCGCTGGGAAGTAATGCCGACCTTCTTGAGGAAACCGCGAAGGCTGGCGTTGAAAACGTCCTCGTTCATCATCGCCTCCTCTGACATCTAATGCACGTCCGGATGGTTCATCATGTATTCGCCGAGATCGCGCTGGCGGCGATCGGAGCGGGCCTCGGCGTTCTGGCGCTGGACGTCGCGATCCCTGCGGCAGGCGACATATTCGGGCGAGCCGACCTTCACGGTGCCGTTGGCCTGACAGTACTGATCGTCATCGCCCATGCTCTCCGCGACCGGCGAGTGGCCGCGCTCGAGGCAGCCTGCGAGCAGCGGCAGCGCAAGCAGCAAGGCGAAGGGCGCGCGTGCGGAAATCGTTCGCATCCGTTGAGTCCGTATCTTGTGGCGACGTAACGTAAGAGACCGGGATGACCCGGCAATCCAACAAAATCAAGACGGTTTTGCTTCTGGATGCGTTTCGACGACACGAATTGAGAGATGATGCCCTACAATCATCTCGTCCGCGGCTTACCCCTCTCCCCAGCCCTCCCCCGCAAGGGGGAGGGCTGGGGAGAGGGGTGGCCGCGCGGCGTGATCTCTCAGATGCGGCCTCGCTTCTCGCGCCGACGACGACTACGCCTTCTCCTTCAGCGCGGCGCCGATCTCGTCGAGCACCTTGGGATCCTCGATCGTCGCCGGCATGGTCCAGGGCTCGCCGTCGGCGATCTTCTTGATGGTGCCGCGGAGGATCTTGCCGGAGCGGGTCTTCGGCAGCCGCGCCACGGTGATCGCGAGCTTGAACGCGGCGACCGGGCCGAGCTTCTCGCGCACTAGCGCAACGACCTCCTTCTCGACGTCATCAGGGCGCTTCGCCACTCCGGCCTTCAGCACCAGGAAGCCGCAAGGCACCTCGCCCTTGATCGCGTCCTTGATGCCGAGCACGGCGCATTCGGCGACGTCGGGATGCGACGCCAGAATTTCTTCCATGCCGCCGGTGGAGAGCCGGTGACCGGCGACATTGATGATGTCGTCGGTGCGGCCCATCACCCAGACGTAGCCATCCTCATCCTTGTAGCCGGCGTCCGAGGTCTTGTAGTAGCCGGGGAATTCCGAGAGATAGGCTTCCTTGAAGCGCTCGTCCTGCTGCCACAATGTCGGCAGGCAGCCGGGCGGCATCGGCAGCTTGATCACGATCGACCCCATGGTGCCCGCAGGCACCGGCTTTGCCGACTCGTCGACCACATCCACCTGATAACCCGGCATCGACACCGTCGGCGAACCATGCTTGACCGGCAGCATGCCGAGGCCCACCGGATCGCCGGCGATGCACCAGCCGGTCTCGGTCTGCCACCAGTGATCGATCACCGGTACCTTGAGCTGCTGCTCCGCCCACTCCACCGTCGGCGGATCGGCGCGCTCGCCGGCGAGGAAAAGCGTACGGAAGTTCGAGAGGTCATACTGCCGGATGAACTTGCCGTCCGGATCTTCCTTGCGGATGGCGCGGAACGCGGTCGGCGCCGTGAACAGCGCCACCGCCTTGTGCTCGGAAATCAGGCGCCAGAACGCGCCGGCGTCGGGCGTGCCGACCGGCTTGCCCTCATACATGATCGTGGTCGCGCCGTGGATCAGCGGGCCATAGACGATGTAGGAGTGGCCGACCACCCAGCCGATATCAGAGCCGCACCACCAGACTTCGCCCGGCTTCACGCCGTAGAGATTGTACATCGACCACTTCAGCGCGACGAGATGCCCGCCATTGTCGCGCACGACGCCCTTCGGAATTCCCGTCGTGCCCGAGGTGTAGAGGATGTAGAGCGGATCGGTCGCGAGCACCGGGACGCAAGCCGCGGCCTTGCCGGTGTCGAAGGCGGCCTGGCGCAAGCTCGCCCAATCATGATCGCGACCGGCCGTGAGCTCGCAGCCGTGCTGCTGCCGTTGCAGGATGATGCAGGTTTCCGGCTTCGCGCTGGCGAGGCGGATCGCTTCATCGAGCAGCGGCTTGTACTGCACGATGCGCGCGGGCTCGAGCCCGCAGCTTGCCGAGAAGATCAGCTTCGGCTTGGCGTCATCGATCCGGCTCGCCAGCTCCTTGGCCGCGAAGCCGCCGAACACCACGCTGTGCACCGCACCGATCCGCGCGCAGGCGAGCATCGCGACCACCGCCTCCGGCACCATCGGCATATAGAGGATGACGCGATCGCCCTTGGTGACGCCGAAATCCTGCATCACCGCGGCCAGCGTCTGCACCTCCTCCAGCAGCTCGGAATAGGTCAATTTCGTGATCGTGTTGGTGAGCGGAGAATCGTGGATCAGCGCGAGCTGGTCGGCACGGCCGCCGGCGACATGGCGATCCAGCGCGTTGTAGCAGGTGTTGACCACGGCCCCGGCGAACCAGCGCCCATACACCCCGATCGCGGGATCGAAGATCTTCTTTGCCGGCTCGATCCAATCGATCTCGCGCGACGCTTCTGCCCAGAATCCCTCGGGATCCCGAAGCGAGCGGGCATACACCTCATGATACCGGCTGTTCTGCTGAATGTTCATCGCGTTTCTCCCTCGCCTCTCTCCGTCGTCATGGCCGGGCGCCTGTCCCCGACTCGATCGAGGATGACCCGGCCATCCACGTCTAGGGCCAGGCATGACGACTACGGATGGTTGGCTCTCTTGGCGGCCATTGTCATGGGCTCACCCGATAATTCAAGCCGTAAACTGACCGACGTTAGCACTAGTATCCGTCCGCGCCGTTCAGCCGCTGCAGCCGCTCGCGCATCTCCTTCTGCAAATCGTAGCCGGGCTTGCCGAACTGGATATTGCGGCGGGCGATGAACTGATCCTGATCGCGCTGCAGCTCGCGCGCCTGACGCGGATCCTGCGCCTCACGGATCGCGCGGACGGTCGATGCGTTGATCTCGCGATCGAGGTCGGCGAGGCCGGGATTGGCGCAGATCGCCTTTTCGACCGCGCGGCGCGCCTTGCGGCAATCGAAGCTCGGCTTGCCGGCGACCGCCATCATGGCGCCCATCCGTTCCAGCTCGAGCGATAGCGACTTGTAATTGACCCTGGCCGCGGCGTGATCGGGATTGAGCTTGAGCGCGGCGCCGAAATCCATGATGGCCTTGGGCCGGTCGCCTTTCCGGCGCCAGAGCTCGCCGCGTGCATTGTGCGCGTCGGCCTGCCCCGGATCGAGCCGCAGCACGGTGTCGTAATCGCCGATCGCACGAGCGGTCATCTGCTTGCGGTCGTAGGCGGCGGCACGCGCCATCAGGGCCTTGATGCGATCGGGCTTGGCCGCCTTCTCATTGTCGATGAACGCGCCGCAGACGTCGATCGTCTTGTCGTCGTCCGCTGCTGCGGCCGCGGCCACGCAGGGGCCCGGATCAACCTCGACGTCCTTGCCCGGCTCGCTGCTGGTTGCGCGCGCAACACCGGCCATGACCATGCATGACAGGGAAACACTCAGCGCCACGGCCAGATGTCCAGAGTTGCGTCGCATCACAATCGCCGACAAGGCGTCCCTCTCCTGCGCCAGAACCAACCAGACGGCTGCGCCGCGGACAGCACGCAATTTGCGGCAAAACCACACGCTGGATTATACGTCAATTGCTACGATCGGCTGCACGGGGGGCATCTTGCGGACATTCGAATGGATCATCGGCCTCCTGCTCGCCGCCGTTGCGCTGTCAGCGCTGGCCCGGCGGCTCAAGGTCCCCTACCCGACATTTCTTGCGATCGGCGGCATGCTGCTGGCCCTGCTGCCGTCGGGCCCGTCCTGGACCCTGGAACCGAAGCTCGCGCTGGCGCTGTTTGTTGCGCCGGTCCTGCTCGACGCCGCCTTCGACACCTCGCTGCGCGATCTCCGCAACAACTGGCTGCCGGTTTCGACGCTCGTGCTGGTCGCGGTCGGCGTCACGACGGTGGCCGTCGCCGTCGTCGCGCGCTGGCTGCGCCCGGACATGCCTTGGGCCGTTGCAGTCGCGCTCGGCGCCATCGTGGCCCCGCCCGATGCCGCGGCAGCGACCGCGATCTTGCGCCAGGTCAGCCTGCCCTATCGAATCCAGAAGATCCTCGAGGGCGAAAGCCTGCTCAACGATGCCAGCGCGCTCCTGATCTATCGTGTCGCCGTCGGCCTGATCGCCGCCGAGCACATGAAGGTGCGCGAGTTTGTGCCCGCCATCACCTTCGCACTGCTCGGAAGCCTCGCCGCCGGCTTTCTGTTCGCGCAGGTCTGGATGACGATGACGCGCCGCATCACCGAGGCGCCGAGCGCAATCATCACGCAGTTCGCCGGCACCTTCATGGTATGGATCGTGGCCGAGCATATCGGGCTGTCCGGCATCCTCACCATCATCGCCTATGCGATCACCATTGCCCGCACCGCACCGACCCGCACGTCGGCGCGGCTGCGCGTGTCATCCTATGCGGTGTGGGAAACCGTCATCTTCGTCCTCAACGTGCTGGCGTTCATGCTGATCGGCATGCAGTTGCGCCCGATCTGGTCGGGGCTCGACGCCGACGTGCGGTACAAATACGGCAGCTTTGCCCTGGCAATCCTCGCCGTCGTGATCCTCGCCCGCATCGCCTGGGTGATACCGTATGGCGCATTCCTGCGGGCCTTGAAGGCGCGCGGCGTGCTTCCGCCACACGTGGTGGCGGCCGTACCGTCATTGCGACGCGGCATTGTCGAGTCCTGGTGCGGAATGCGCGGCATCGTGACGCTGGCGGCCGCCTTTGCGCTGCCCGAGTACTTTCCGTATCGCGATCTGATCCTGCTGACGGCGTTTGCCGTTGTGCTCGGTTCGCTGGTGATCCAGGGCCTGACGCTGCGGCCGCTGATCCTGGCGCTGAAATTCGATGACGACGACCCGGTTGCGCGCGAGGCCGCCCATGCCCGCAGCGT
The DNA window shown above is from Bradyrhizobium sp. ISRA464 and carries:
- a CDS encoding propionyl-CoA synthetase — translated: MNIQQNSRYHEVYARSLRDPEGFWAEASREIDWIEPAKKIFDPAIGVYGRWFAGAVVNTCYNALDRHVAGGRADQLALIHDSPLTNTITKLTYSELLEEVQTLAAVMQDFGVTKGDRVILYMPMVPEAVVAMLACARIGAVHSVVFGGFAAKELASRIDDAKPKLIFSASCGLEPARIVQYKPLLDEAIRLASAKPETCIILQRQQHGCELTAGRDHDWASLRQAAFDTGKAAACVPVLATDPLYILYTSGTTGIPKGVVRDNGGHLVALKWSMYNLYGVKPGEVWWCGSDIGWVVGHSYIVYGPLIHGATTIMYEGKPVGTPDAGAFWRLISEHKAVALFTAPTAFRAIRKEDPDGKFIRQYDLSNFRTLFLAGERADPPTVEWAEQQLKVPVIDHWWQTETGWCIAGDPVGLGMLPVKHGSPTVSMPGYQVDVVDESAKPVPAGTMGSIVIKLPMPPGCLPTLWQQDERFKEAYLSEFPGYYKTSDAGYKDEDGYVWVMGRTDDIINVAGHRLSTGGMEEILASHPDVAECAVLGIKDAIKGEVPCGFLVLKAGVAKRPDDVEKEVVALVREKLGPVAAFKLAITVARLPKTRSGKILRGTIKKIADGEPWTMPATIEDPKVLDEIGAALKEKA
- a CDS encoding DUF6494 family protein → MNEDVFNASLRGFLKKVGITSQREVEKAVREAVASGRLKGNEKLPAKVVLTIGGVNLVHDISGEIELG
- a CDS encoding sodium:proton antiporter gives rise to the protein MRTFEWIIGLLLAAVALSALARRLKVPYPTFLAIGGMLLALLPSGPSWTLEPKLALALFVAPVLLDAAFDTSLRDLRNNWLPVSTLVLVAVGVTTVAVAVVARWLRPDMPWAVAVALGAIVAPPDAAAATAILRQVSLPYRIQKILEGESLLNDASALLIYRVAVGLIAAEHMKVREFVPAITFALLGSLAAGFLFAQVWMTMTRRITEAPSAIITQFAGTFMVWIVAEHIGLSGILTIIAYAITIARTAPTRTSARLRVSSYAVWETVIFVLNVLAFMLIGMQLRPIWSGLDADVRYKYGSFALAILAVVILARIAWVIPYGAFLRALKARGVLPPHVVAAVPSLRRGIVESWCGMRGIVTLAAAFALPEYFPYRDLILLTAFAVVLGSLVIQGLTLRPLILALKFDDDDPVAREAAHARSVSFRAALDEIESDPSEEAEILRLEYRAVLLRAETDPEGGLASRELPADPLRRRAVAAARRALISLRHAEQIGDDAFHLVEEELDRAELSVEA
- the ispH gene encoding 4-hydroxy-3-methylbut-2-enyl diphosphate reductase; translation: MSAKKPDLRIVLCSPRGFCAGVVRAIDTVERALTIYGAPVYVRHEIVHNKYVVDSLKTKGAIFVEELAEIPDDTNAPVVFSAHGVPKSVPAEAKARNFFSLDATCPLVTKVHREAAIHFKRGREILLIGHSHHPEVVGTLGQLPAGAVTLIETAEDAKTFTPKDPDNLAFVTQTTLSIDDTAEIVALLKERFPNVNGPHKEDICYATTNRQLAVKKVAPVVDALIVVGAPNSSNSQRLREVAEREGCPIAVLAQRASDIDWKRFEGIKSLGITAGASAPEVIVEEIMGAFAERYELHVETVSAAEENEFFPLPRSLRPDAAVAE
- a CDS encoding homoserine kinase, with the protein product MAVYTDVAAEELAEFLKSYDIGELLSYKGIAEGVENSNFLLHTSQGAYILTLYEKRVAEDDLPYFLSLMAHLAERGVSCPQPARNRKGEVYSRLAGRPAAVINFLEGLWPRRPNVTHCAGVGQALAKMHLAGRDFPLVRTNPLSVSGWRPLFDLAAARADSVQVGLHDFVARELDHLEASWPTDLPVGVIHADLFPDNVFFLGDKVSGLIDFPFSCNDILAYDIAICLNAWCFEADHSFNVTKARALLNAYRRERPLSAAEEAAMPLLARGAAMRFLLTRLVDFLNVPEGALVQPKDPLEYVRKLRFQQNVAGLNDYGITPAGCVA
- a CDS encoding peroxiredoxin — encoded protein: MTIKVGDKLPEAKFRVMTAEGPQVKTTDDIFKGKKVALFAVPGAYTGTCHKMHLPSIFLNAYAIKNKGVDTIAIVSVNDVFVMNAWKRDTDQRDEAVFLADGNADFTKAIGMELDASANGLGIRSKRYSMLVEDGMVKKFNLEPAPGKVEVSGGDTLLGQL
- the rnhA gene encoding ribonuclease HI, with the translated sequence MRGVSEKPHVTVFTDGACSGNPGPGGWGAILRFGDVEKELKGGEPHTTNNRMELMAAISALEALKKPCVVDLTTDSQYVRQGITGWIHGWKRNGWRTADKKPVKNVELWQRLDAALKPHEVRWHWIRGHAGHAENERADQLAREGVAMARLKEL
- a CDS encoding cell cycle transcriptional regulator TrcR; the encoded protein is MSNAPLMPKATAVWLVDNTALTFDQVADFTKMHPLEVRAIADGDAAQGIKGMDPISNGQLTREEIERGESDPNYRLKLQESKVVLPAAAKKKGPRYTPVSRRHERPSAILWLVRNHPELKDAQIMRLVGTTKTTIASVRDRTHWNASTLTPMDPVTLGLCSQIELDFEVQRAAKEKPTTTVYGGATLLPASETTRKDQPDYEPAEKQHDDLNVDAVFAKLKTIGGKKADDEEE